From the Vibrio metoecus genome, one window contains:
- the rpsS gene encoding 30S ribosomal protein S19, protein MPRSLKKGPFIDLHLLKKVEKAVESGDKKPIKTWSRRSMIIPTMIGLTIAVHNGRQHVPVFVTDEMIGHKLGEFAPTRTYRGHAADKKAKKK, encoded by the coding sequence ATGCCACGTTCTCTCAAGAAAGGTCCATTTATTGACCTACACTTGCTGAAGAAGGTAGAGAAAGCGGTGGAAAGCGGAGACAAAAAGCCTATTAAGACTTGGTCCCGTCGTTCAATGATCATTCCAACAATGATCGGTTTGACCATCGCTGTCCATAATGGTCGTCAACACGTTCCAGTTTTCGTAACTGACGAGATGATCGGTCACAAATTGGGCGAATTTGCACCTACTCGTACTTACCGCGGTCACGCTGCGGATAAGAAAGCTAAGAAGAAATAA
- the rplV gene encoding 50S ribosomal protein L22: protein MEAIAKHNFARISPQKARLVADQIRGKSVDQALELLTFSNKKAAELVKKVLESAIANAEHNEGADIDDLRVAKIFVDEGPVMKRIMPRAKGRADRILKRSSHITVVVADR, encoded by the coding sequence ATGGAAGCTATCGCTAAACATAACTTTGCTCGTATTTCTCCTCAGAAAGCTCGCTTAGTTGCAGACCAAATCCGCGGTAAATCTGTGGATCAAGCGCTAGAACTTCTGACCTTCAGCAACAAAAAAGCGGCTGAACTGGTTAAGAAAGTTCTGGAATCTGCAATCGCGAACGCAGAGCACAACGAAGGTGCAGACATCGACGATCTACGTGTCGCTAAAATCTTCGTAGATGAGGGCCCAGTCATGAAGCGTATTATGCCTCGTGCTAAAGGCCGTGCGGATCGTATCTTGAAGCGTTCAAGCCACATTACTGTGGTTGTCGCAGATCGCTAA
- the rpsC gene encoding 30S ribosomal protein S3, translating into MGQKVHPNGIRLGIVKPWNATWFANTKDFADNLDGDFKVRQYLSKELANASLSRIVIERPAKSIRVTIHTARPGVVIGKKGEDVEKLRAAVAKIAGVPAQINIAEVRKPELDGQLVADSIASQLERRVMFRRAMKRAVQNAMRLGAKGIKVEVSGRLGGAEIARSEWYREGRVPLHTLRADIDYATSSAHTTYGVIGVKVWIFKGEILGGMPAATEAAEPKADKPNKKPRKGRK; encoded by the coding sequence ATGGGTCAGAAAGTACATCCAAATGGTATTCGTCTAGGCATCGTTAAGCCTTGGAATGCTACATGGTTTGCTAACACCAAAGATTTCGCTGACAACCTAGACGGCGACTTCAAGGTACGTCAATACCTGTCTAAGGAATTGGCAAACGCGTCTCTGTCACGCATCGTTATCGAACGTCCTGCGAAAAGCATCCGTGTGACTATTCACACTGCTCGTCCAGGTGTTGTTATCGGTAAGAAAGGCGAAGACGTTGAAAAACTGCGTGCAGCAGTAGCAAAAATTGCTGGCGTACCAGCGCAAATCAACATCGCTGAAGTACGTAAGCCAGAGCTGGATGGTCAGCTAGTGGCTGATAGCATCGCGTCTCAACTAGAGCGTCGCGTAATGTTCCGTCGTGCTATGAAGCGCGCAGTACAAAACGCAATGCGCCTAGGCGCTAAAGGTATCAAAGTGGAAGTAAGCGGTCGTTTAGGCGGCGCTGAAATCGCTCGTTCAGAGTGGTACCGTGAAGGTCGTGTACCTCTACACACTCTGCGTGCTGACATTGATTACGCAACTTCTTCGGCTCACACCACCTACGGTGTAATCGGCGTTAAAGTCTGGATCTTCAAAGGTGAGATCCTAGGCGGTATGCCAGCAGCAACTGAAGCTGCAGAGCCAAAGGCTGACAAGCCTAACAAGAAGCCGCGTAAAGGCCGTAAGTAA
- the rplP gene encoding 50S ribosomal protein L16, with amino-acid sequence MLQPKRTKFRKVQTGRNRGLAKGTEVSFGSFGLKAIGRGRLTARQIEAARRAMTRHIKRQGKIWIRVFPDKPITEKPLEVRQGKGKGNVEYWVAQIQPGKVMYEVDGVPEELAREAFRLAARKLPFKTTFVTKQVM; translated from the coding sequence ATGCTACAACCTAAACGTACTAAGTTCCGTAAGGTTCAGACTGGTCGTAACCGTGGTCTCGCGAAAGGCACTGAAGTAAGCTTCGGCTCTTTTGGTCTTAAAGCTATTGGCCGTGGTCGTCTGACTGCTCGTCAAATCGAAGCAGCACGTCGTGCTATGACGCGTCATATCAAGCGTCAAGGTAAAATCTGGATCCGTGTGTTCCCAGACAAGCCAATCACTGAAAAACCACTAGAAGTTCGTCAAGGTAAGGGTAAAGGTAACGTTGAGTACTGGGTAGCCCAAATCCAACCTGGTAAGGTTATGTACGAAGTTGATGGTGTACCTGAAGAATTGGCACGTGAAGCGTTCCGCCTAGCGGCTCGCAAACTGCCATTCAAGACTACATTTGTAACTAAGCAGGTGATGTGA
- the rpmC gene encoding 50S ribosomal protein L29 has protein sequence MKAQDLREKSVEELNSELLNLLKEQFNLRMQAATGQLQQTHTLKAVRRDIARVKTVLTEKAGA, from the coding sequence ATGAAAGCACAAGATCTACGCGAAAAGAGCGTTGAAGAGCTGAACTCTGAGCTACTGAATTTGCTGAAAGAACAGTTCAACTTGCGCATGCAAGCTGCGACTGGTCAACTGCAGCAGACTCATACTCTGAAAGCTGTACGCCGTGATATCGCACGTGTGAAAACTGTTTTGACTGAGAAGGCAGGCGCATAA
- the rpsQ gene encoding 30S ribosomal protein S17, whose translation MSDKIRTQLGRVVSDKMDKSIVVAIERMVKHPIYGKFVKRTTKVHAHDENNECGIGDTVEIRECRPLSKTKSWTLVKIVEKAKI comes from the coding sequence ATGAGCGACAAAATTCGTACTCAACTAGGTCGTGTTGTTAGCGACAAGATGGACAAGTCTATCGTTGTTGCTATCGAGCGCATGGTGAAGCACCCTATCTACGGTAAATTCGTTAAGCGCACGACTAAAGTACACGCACATGACGAAAACAACGAGTGTGGCATTGGCGACACTGTTGAAATTCGTGAATGTCGTCCACTGTCTAAGACTAAGTCTTGGACTCTGGTGAAAATTGTAGAAAAAGCGAAGATCTAA
- the rplN gene encoding 50S ribosomal protein L14, which translates to MIQMQTMLDAADNSGARSVMCIKVLGGSHRRYAHVGDIIKVTVKEAIPRGKVKKGDVLKAVVVRTRKGVRRPDGSVIRFDRNACVLLNNNSEQPIGTRIFGPVTRELRNAKFMKIVSLAPEVL; encoded by the coding sequence ATGATCCAAATGCAAACTATGCTGGATGCAGCTGATAACTCAGGCGCTCGCAGCGTAATGTGTATTAAGGTTCTGGGTGGCTCTCACCGTCGTTACGCCCACGTTGGCGACATCATCAAAGTTACCGTTAAGGAAGCAATTCCTCGCGGTAAAGTAAAAAAAGGTGATGTATTAAAGGCGGTGGTAGTTCGCACCCGTAAAGGCGTACGTCGTCCAGACGGTTCTGTCATTCGCTTCGACCGTAATGCTTGCGTTCTGTTGAACAACAACAGTGAGCAACCTATCGGTACACGTATCTTTGGTCCAGTGACTCGTGAACTTCGTAATGCGAAATTCATGAAGATTGTATCACTGGCTCCAGAAGTTCTGTAA
- the rplX gene encoding 50S ribosomal protein L24 has product MAAKIRQNDEVIVLAGKDKGKKGKVTKVLATGKVIVEGINLVKKHQKPVPAMGVQGGIVEQEAAIDVSNIAIFNAATGKADRIGFRFEDGKKVRFFKSNNEIVSN; this is encoded by the coding sequence ATGGCAGCTAAAATCCGTCAAAATGACGAAGTAATCGTTCTTGCTGGGAAAGACAAAGGCAAGAAAGGTAAAGTAACTAAGGTTCTGGCAACTGGTAAAGTTATCGTTGAAGGTATCAATCTAGTTAAGAAACATCAGAAACCTGTTCCTGCAATGGGTGTCCAAGGTGGCATCGTTGAGCAAGAAGCAGCGATCGACGTTTCTAACATTGCGATTTTCAACGCAGCAACTGGTAAAGCAGACCGCATCGGTTTCCGTTTCGAAGATGGTAAGAAAGTTCGTTTCTTTAAATCTAACAACGAAATCGTTTCTAACTAA
- the rplE gene encoding 50S ribosomal protein L5, which yields MAKLHDYYKSSVVAELTKQFSYTSVMQVPRIEKITLNMGVGEAINDKKLLENAASDMAIISGQKPLITKARKSVAGFKIREGYPIGCKVTLRGERMWDFLERLISIALPRVRDFRGVNGKSFDGRGNYSMGVREQIIFPEIDYDKVDRVRGLDITITTTAGTDEEGRALLAAFNFPFRK from the coding sequence ATGGCGAAACTGCATGATTACTACAAGTCGTCTGTAGTCGCTGAGCTGACCAAACAGTTCAGTTACACAAGCGTCATGCAAGTCCCTAGAATTGAGAAAATCACCCTCAATATGGGCGTTGGTGAAGCAATCAACGATAAGAAACTACTGGAAAATGCTGCGTCTGATATGGCGATCATCTCTGGCCAAAAGCCACTGATCACTAAAGCGCGCAAATCTGTAGCTGGTTTCAAAATTCGTGAAGGCTACCCAATTGGTTGTAAAGTAACCTTGCGTGGCGAGCGCATGTGGGATTTCTTGGAGCGTTTGATTTCTATCGCTCTACCACGTGTACGTGACTTCCGCGGTGTTAACGGCAAGTCTTTTGACGGTCGCGGTAACTACAGCATGGGCGTTCGCGAGCAAATCATCTTTCCGGAAATCGACTACGATAAAGTCGATCGTGTACGCGGTCTTGATATCACTATCACGACTACCGCTGGTACCGATGAGGAAGGCCGTGCTCTGCTGGCTGCCTTTAACTTCCCATTCCGTAAGTAA
- the rpsN gene encoding 30S ribosomal protein S14, whose product MAKQSMKAREEKRAKLVAQFAEKRATLKAIISDVNASEEDRWNAVLKLQSLPRDSSRSRQRNRCNQTGRPHGFLRKFGLSRIKVREACMKGEIPGLRKASW is encoded by the coding sequence ATGGCTAAACAATCAATGAAAGCACGTGAAGAAAAACGTGCGAAGCTGGTAGCTCAGTTCGCTGAAAAGCGTGCAACTCTGAAAGCTATCATCAGCGATGTAAACGCATCTGAAGAAGATCGTTGGAACGCGGTTCTTAAACTGCAATCTCTTCCACGTGATTCAAGTCGTTCTCGTCAGCGTAACCGTTGCAACCAAACTGGTCGCCCACACGGTTTCCTACGTAAGTTCGGTCTAAGCCGTATTAAAGTTCGTGAAGCTTGCATGAAAGGCGAGATTCCAGGACTTCGTAAGGCTAGCTGGTAA
- the rpsH gene encoding 30S ribosomal protein S8, with amino-acid sequence MSMQDPISDMLTRIRNGQAANKVAVKMPSSKLKVAIAALLKAEGYIADFAVEGEVKAELEITLKYFQAKPVIEQIKRVSRPGLRVYKKKDELPSVMGGLGVAVVSTSKGLMSDRAARKAGLGGEIICYVA; translated from the coding sequence ATGAGCATGCAAGATCCGATTTCGGATATGCTGACCCGCATTCGTAACGGTCAGGCAGCAAACAAAGTTGCTGTAAAAATGCCTTCTTCAAAGCTGAAAGTTGCAATTGCTGCACTTCTGAAAGCAGAAGGTTATATCGCTGATTTCGCTGTTGAAGGCGAAGTGAAAGCAGAGCTGGAAATCACTCTTAAGTATTTCCAAGCAAAACCAGTAATCGAGCAAATCAAACGCGTTTCTCGTCCAGGTCTTCGTGTTTACAAGAAGAAAGACGAGCTGCCATCTGTAATGGGTGGTCTAGGCGTTGCTGTCGTTTCCACTTCCAAGGGTCTGATGTCAGACCGCGCTGCTCGTAAAGCAGGTCTTGGCGGTGAAATCATTTGCTACGTAGCATAA
- the rplF gene encoding 50S ribosomal protein L6, whose product MSRVAKAPVAIPAGVEVKLNGQEITIKGAKGELTRSFHNGVVIAQEDNQLTFGPREGVANAWAQAGTARALVKNMVVGVTEGFTKKLVLKGVGYRAAMKGNAVGLTLGFSHPVEHELPAGVKAECPSQTEIVLTGCDKQVVGQVAADIRSYRAPEPYKGKGIRYADENVRSKEAKKK is encoded by the coding sequence ATGTCTCGTGTTGCTAAAGCACCTGTCGCTATTCCAGCTGGCGTAGAGGTGAAACTGAACGGCCAAGAGATCACTATCAAAGGTGCTAAAGGCGAATTAACTCGCTCTTTCCACAATGGTGTAGTGATCGCACAAGAAGACAACCAACTGACTTTTGGTCCACGTGAAGGCGTAGCCAATGCATGGGCACAAGCAGGTACTGCACGTGCTCTTGTTAAGAATATGGTTGTTGGTGTTACTGAAGGCTTTACTAAGAAACTCGTACTGAAGGGTGTTGGTTACCGTGCTGCTATGAAAGGCAACGCTGTAGGCCTGACTCTGGGTTTCTCTCACCCTGTTGAGCACGAGCTGCCAGCGGGTGTTAAAGCAGAATGTCCAAGCCAAACTGAAATTGTCCTAACTGGTTGCGACAAGCAAGTAGTTGGTCAAGTTGCGGCTGACATTCGTTCTTACCGCGCGCCTGAGCCTTACAAAGGCAAAGGTATTCGTTACGCAGATGAAAATGTGCGTAGTAAAGAAGCTAAGAAGAAGTAA
- the rplR gene encoding 50S ribosomal protein L18 encodes MDKKASRIRRATRARRKIAELGATRLVVHRTPRHVYAQVIAANGSEVIAAASTVEKAIREQVKYTGNIDAAKAVGKAVAERALEKGVTVVAFDRSGFQYHGRVAALADSAREAGLKF; translated from the coding sequence ATGGATAAGAAAGCATCTCGCATCCGTCGTGCTACACGTGCACGTCGTAAGATTGCAGAACTGGGTGCAACTCGCCTAGTAGTACACCGTACTCCTCGTCATGTGTACGCACAAGTGATTGCAGCTAATGGCTCTGAGGTTATCGCCGCCGCTTCTACTGTAGAAAAAGCGATCCGTGAGCAAGTGAAATACACCGGTAACATCGATGCAGCGAAAGCAGTGGGTAAAGCTGTTGCAGAGCGCGCACTTGAAAAAGGCGTAACTGTAGTTGCGTTTGATCGTTCTGGTTTCCAATACCACGGTCGAGTAGCAGCGCTAGCAGATTCTGCTCGCGAAGCTGGTCTGAAATTCTAA
- the rpsE gene encoding 30S ribosomal protein S5, with protein MAKEQQVQANDLQEKLIAVNRVSKTVKGGRIMSFTALTVVGDGNGRVGFGYGKAREVPAAIQKAMEKARRSMVTIALNEGTLHHPVKGRHSGSKVYMQPAAEGTGVIAGGAMRAVLEVAGVHNVLSKAYGSTNPINIVRATIDALVDVKSPEMVAAKRGLTVEAISE; from the coding sequence ATGGCTAAAGAACAACAAGTTCAAGCGAATGATTTGCAAGAAAAATTAATCGCAGTTAACCGCGTTTCTAAAACGGTTAAAGGTGGTCGAATCATGAGCTTTACTGCACTGACTGTAGTTGGTGACGGTAACGGTCGTGTAGGTTTCGGTTACGGTAAAGCCCGTGAAGTACCTGCTGCGATCCAAAAAGCAATGGAAAAAGCACGTCGTAGCATGGTTACGATCGCGCTGAACGAAGGTACTCTTCACCACCCAGTGAAAGGTCGCCATTCGGGCTCTAAAGTTTACATGCAGCCTGCTGCAGAAGGTACTGGTGTAATCGCAGGTGGTGCGATGCGTGCAGTACTTGAAGTTGCTGGTGTACACAACGTTTTATCTAAAGCGTACGGCTCTACTAACCCAATCAACATCGTTCGTGCAACGATTGATGCGCTAGTAGACGTTAAGTCACCAGAAATGGTTGCTGCTAAACGTGGTCTAACTGTTGAAGCGATTTCGGAGTAA
- the rpmD gene encoding 50S ribosomal protein L30, with protein MATIKVTQTKSSIGRLPKHKATLRGLGLRKINHTVELEDTPCVRGMINKVYYMVKVEE; from the coding sequence ATGGCAACTATTAAAGTAACTCAAACTAAAAGCTCAATTGGTCGCCTGCCAAAGCATAAAGCTACACTGCGCGGTTTAGGCCTTCGTAAAATCAACCACACAGTAGAACTTGAAGATACGCCATGTGTTCGTGGCATGATCAACAAGGTTTACTACATGGTTAAAGTTGAGGAGTAA
- the rplO gene encoding 50S ribosomal protein L15 yields the protein MLLNTLSPAAGSKHAPKRLGRGVGSGLGKTGGRGHKGQKSRSGGKVRPGFEGGQMPLKQRLPKFGFTSRKSFVSAEIRLSELAKVTGDVVDLNALKAANLVTKNIEFAKIVLSGEINKAVTVKGLRVTKGAKAAIEAAGGKIEE from the coding sequence ATGCTATTGAATACTCTATCACCGGCTGCGGGTTCTAAACATGCTCCTAAGCGTTTAGGTCGTGGTGTCGGTTCAGGCCTTGGTAAAACAGGTGGCCGTGGTCACAAAGGTCAAAAGTCACGTTCTGGCGGCAAAGTACGTCCAGGTTTTGAAGGCGGTCAAATGCCTCTGAAACAGCGTCTACCAAAATTCGGTTTCACTTCTCGTAAGAGCTTTGTGTCTGCTGAAATTCGTCTGTCTGAACTGGCGAAAGTAACTGGTGACGTAGTTGATCTGAACGCTCTGAAAGCGGCAAACCTTGTTACTAAAAACATTGAGTTTGCAAAAATCGTTCTTTCTGGCGAGATTAACAAAGCAGTGACTGTAAAAGGTCTGCGCGTGACTAAAGGCGCTAAAGCTGCAATCGAAGCTGCAGGCGGTAAAATCGAGGAATAA
- the secY gene encoding preprotein translocase subunit SecY, which produces MARKPGQDFRSAQSGLSELKSRLFFVIGALLVFRAGSFVPIPGIDAAVLADLFEQQKGTIIEMFNMFSGGALSRASIFALGIMPYISASIVVQLLTVVHPALAELKKEGEAGRRKISQYTRYGTLVLATFQAIGIATGLPNMVNNLVVIDQTMFTLIATVSLVTGTMFLMWLGEQITERGIGNGISILIFAGIVAGLPKAIGQTIEQARQGELHVLLLLLIAVLAFAVIYFVVFMERGQRRIVVNYAKRQQGRKVFAAQSTHLPLKINMAGVIPAIFASSIILFPGTLAQWFGQNGESSTFGWLTDVSLALSPGQPLYVMLYAAAIIFFCFFYTALVFNPRETADNLKKSGAFVPGIRPGEQTAKYIDKVMTRLTLAGALYITFICLIPEFMMVAWNVRFYFGGTSLLIVVVVIMDFMAQVQTHLMSHQYESVLKKANLKGYGR; this is translated from the coding sequence ATGGCTAGAAAACCAGGACAAGATTTTCGTAGTGCTCAGAGCGGCTTAAGTGAACTGAAGTCGCGCTTATTCTTCGTAATTGGTGCACTTTTAGTATTCCGAGCCGGCTCTTTTGTGCCGATTCCTGGTATTGACGCTGCTGTACTTGCCGATTTGTTCGAACAGCAAAAAGGCACCATCATTGAAATGTTTAATATGTTCTCTGGTGGTGCTCTTTCGCGTGCATCTATATTCGCACTGGGCATCATGCCGTATATTTCGGCATCAATTGTTGTTCAGTTGTTGACTGTAGTTCATCCAGCGTTAGCGGAACTCAAGAAAGAGGGTGAAGCAGGCCGTCGTAAGATCAGCCAATATACGCGCTACGGCACGCTTGTACTTGCAACATTCCAAGCAATTGGTATAGCAACAGGCTTACCAAACATGGTCAACAATCTGGTCGTTATCGACCAAACCATGTTTACCCTGATTGCAACCGTGAGTTTAGTAACCGGTACCATGTTCCTAATGTGGTTAGGTGAACAAATTACAGAGCGTGGAATTGGAAATGGTATTTCGATACTAATTTTCGCAGGTATTGTTGCTGGATTGCCTAAAGCAATCGGTCAAACAATCGAGCAAGCGCGTCAAGGTGAACTGCATGTACTTCTTCTGCTGTTAATCGCAGTGCTCGCTTTTGCTGTGATTTACTTCGTTGTTTTCATGGAGCGTGGTCAACGTCGTATCGTTGTCAATTACGCGAAGCGTCAACAAGGTCGTAAAGTGTTCGCAGCACAAAGCACTCACTTGCCGTTGAAAATCAACATGGCTGGTGTGATTCCTGCGATTTTTGCGTCAAGCATTATCCTGTTCCCAGGAACATTGGCGCAGTGGTTTGGTCAGAACGGTGAAAGCAGCACATTCGGTTGGCTAACTGATGTGTCTTTGGCTTTGAGCCCAGGCCAGCCTCTGTATGTAATGCTTTATGCAGCGGCGATTATCTTCTTCTGTTTCTTCTATACCGCGTTGGTATTTAACCCGCGTGAAACAGCAGATAACTTGAAGAAGTCTGGTGCATTCGTACCCGGTATCCGCCCAGGTGAACAGACAGCGAAATACATTGATAAAGTAATGACACGTTTAACCCTCGCGGGCGCACTGTATATTACTTTTATCTGTCTGATCCCTGAGTTCATGATGGTCGCGTGGAACGTACGTTTCTACTTTGGCGGCACATCACTACTGATTGTAGTTGTCGTGATCATGGACTTTATGGCACAGGTACAGACCCATTTGATGTCTCATCAGTATGAGTCTGTGTTGAAAAAAGCAAATCTGAAAGGCTACGGCCGTTAA
- the rpmJ gene encoding 50S ribosomal protein L36 — MKVRASVKKICRNCKVIKRNGVVRVICSEPKHKQRQG, encoded by the coding sequence ATGAAAGTTCGTGCTTCCGTTAAAAAAATCTGCCGTAACTGTAAAGTTATCAAGCGTAACGGTGTCGTTCGCGTGATTTGCAGTGAGCCAAAGCACAAGCAGCGCCAAGGCTAA
- the rpsM gene encoding 30S ribosomal protein S13 — protein MARIAGINIPDHKHAVIALTAIYGIGKTRSKAILADLGITESVKISELTEEQIDQLRDGVAKYTVEGDLRREVSMNIKRLMDLGCYRGLRHRRSLPLRGQRTKTNARTRKGPRKPIKK, from the coding sequence GTGGCCCGTATAGCAGGCATTAACATTCCTGATCATAAACACGCTGTAATCGCTCTAACGGCGATCTACGGTATCGGTAAAACCCGTTCAAAAGCTATCTTAGCTGACCTGGGTATTACTGAAAGTGTTAAGATCAGTGAACTAACTGAAGAGCAGATCGATCAACTGCGTGATGGTGTAGCTAAGTACACTGTAGAGGGTGATCTACGTCGTGAAGTTTCCATGAACATCAAGCGCCTAATGGATCTTGGTTGTTACCGTGGTCTTCGTCATCGTCGCAGTCTACCACTACGTGGACAGCGTACTAAAACCAACGCTCGCACCCGTAAGGGTCCGCGTAAGCCGATCAAGAAATAA
- the rpsK gene encoding 30S ribosomal protein S11, translating into MAKQPTRARKRVRKQVADGVAHIHASFNNTIVTITDRQGNALAWATAGGSGFRGSRKSTPFAAQVAAERCAEMAKEYGLKNLEVMVKGPGPGRESTVRALNAAGFRITNIVDATPIPHNGCRPPKKRRV; encoded by the coding sequence ATGGCTAAACAACCAACTCGCGCACGTAAGCGTGTACGCAAGCAAGTTGCTGATGGCGTAGCGCATATCCACGCATCTTTCAACAACACAATCGTAACCATTACGGACCGTCAAGGTAATGCTCTTGCTTGGGCTACCGCTGGTGGTTCTGGTTTCCGCGGTTCTCGTAAGTCTACTCCGTTCGCTGCACAGGTTGCTGCTGAGCGTTGTGCTGAAATGGCTAAAGAATACGGCCTAAAGAACCTAGAGGTTATGGTTAAGGGTCCTGGTCCAGGTCGTGAATCTACTGTTCGCGCTCTGAATGCAGCTGGTTTCCGTATCACGAACATCGTTGATGCTACACCAATCCCTCATAACGGTTGTCGTCCACCGAAGAAACGTCGCGTTTAA
- the rpsD gene encoding 30S ribosomal protein S4, producing the protein MARYLGPKLKLSRREGTDLFLKSGVRAIDTKCKIDNAPGVHGARRGRLSEYGVQLREKQKVRRIYGVLEKQFRNYYKEAARLKGNTGENLLQLLEGRLDNVVYRMGFGATRAEARQLVSHKAILVNGKVVNVPSFNVAANDVVAIREKAKKQSRIKAALEVAEQREKPTWIEVDVNTMEGTFKRLPERSDLSADINEQLIVELYSK; encoded by the coding sequence ATGGCAAGATATTTGGGTCCTAAGCTGAAGCTTAGCCGCCGCGAAGGTACTGACTTGTTCCTTAAGTCAGGCGTTCGTGCGATTGATACCAAGTGTAAAATTGATAACGCACCAGGCGTACACGGCGCTCGTCGCGGTCGTCTGTCTGAATATGGCGTTCAGCTTCGTGAGAAGCAAAAAGTTCGTCGTATCTATGGCGTTTTAGAAAAACAATTCCGTAACTACTACAAAGAAGCTGCTCGCCTGAAAGGCAACACAGGTGAAAACCTGCTTCAGCTTCTGGAAGGTCGTCTGGATAACGTAGTTTACCGTATGGGTTTTGGTGCGACTCGCGCTGAAGCACGTCAGCTGGTTAGCCACAAAGCTATCCTAGTGAACGGTAAAGTAGTAAACGTTCCTTCTTTCAATGTTGCGGCTAACGACGTTGTTGCAATTCGTGAGAAAGCGAAAAAGCAATCTCGCATCAAAGCAGCTCTAGAAGTTGCTGAACAACGCGAAAAACCAACTTGGATTGAAGTCGATGTAAACACGATGGAAGGTACATTCAAGCGTCTGCCTGAGCGTTCTGATCTGTCTGCTGACATCAACGAACAATTGATCGTCGAGCTTTACTCTAAGTAA